The following proteins come from a genomic window of Natronosalvus vescus:
- a CDS encoding DUF5787 family protein gives MSEFAFELELCGALERRHEGLGLLARQLGGSVANPGGRILDIVCVEPGPEFDERTAITPEAIPDLALAADVGTGRARYWKDCFDCHPDTARRVVDRALEIGFFEAERRRGREYIRQVARYPDWYGSLIGIENKPDLGRPGDLEAQLRLDVSLGLVDAAILATESYVTRAHLNRIPEEVGVWRVHRGTRGGVEGRVSGGGRDENSDEGSGDGGGRTDLSKFNTIDFEVNTIESGFLPGEPGIASVTIEVIREPTPLPVDQSGIEPLEYQPGRTDIAVVSPSEKARIRRRIAERAYGKGWRTYGFPACARCTPLEQDGATLPYCEWAERVVDANADCGSACPGYESADEPDVNLTAERDRWTSWVADPAGKRRRQSGLDRFS, from the coding sequence GTGAGCGAGTTTGCGTTCGAACTCGAGCTCTGTGGGGCCCTCGAGCGCCGGCACGAGGGGCTGGGACTCCTCGCCCGCCAGCTCGGCGGCAGCGTCGCCAACCCGGGCGGACGGATTCTCGACATCGTCTGCGTGGAACCCGGCCCCGAGTTCGACGAGCGGACGGCGATCACGCCCGAGGCAATCCCCGACCTGGCGCTCGCGGCCGACGTCGGGACGGGGCGCGCCCGCTACTGGAAGGACTGTTTTGACTGCCATCCAGATACGGCGCGCCGAGTCGTCGACCGCGCCCTCGAGATCGGGTTCTTCGAGGCCGAACGTCGCCGTGGTCGTGAGTACATCCGCCAGGTCGCCCGCTACCCCGACTGGTATGGGTCGCTGATCGGCATCGAGAACAAGCCCGACCTCGGCCGGCCGGGCGACCTCGAGGCCCAGCTGCGACTCGACGTGAGCCTGGGGCTGGTCGATGCGGCGATTCTGGCGACCGAGAGCTACGTGACGCGAGCACATCTCAACCGAATTCCCGAGGAGGTCGGCGTCTGGCGGGTGCACCGGGGGACTCGAGGTGGCGTCGAAGGTAGAGTCAGCGGTGGGGGTAGAGACGAAAACAGCGACGAAGGTAGCGGTGATGGTGGTGGCCGTACCGATCTATCGAAATTCAACACTATAGATTTCGAGGTTAATACTATAGAAAGTGGATTTTTACCAGGAGAGCCAGGTATCGCCTCCGTCACGATCGAGGTCATACGCGAGCCAACGCCGCTTCCAGTCGATCAATCGGGAATCGAGCCGCTCGAGTACCAGCCAGGCCGCACCGACATCGCGGTCGTCTCGCCGTCCGAGAAAGCCCGCATCCGGCGGCGAATCGCCGAGCGGGCATACGGAAAAGGGTGGCGGACGTACGGCTTCCCGGCCTGTGCGCGGTGTACGCCGCTCGAGCAGGATGGGGCGACCCTTCCGTACTGCGAGTGGGCGGAGCGAGTTGTCGACGCGAATGCCGATTGCGGATCGGCGTGTCCCGGCTACGAATCTGCGGATGAACCCGACGTGAATCTCACAGCCGAACGCGACCGGTGGACATCGTGGGTCGCCGACCCGGCAGGAAAACGACGACGACAGTCGGGACTCGATCGGTTCTCTTAG
- a CDS encoding glycosyltransferase produces the protein MVDQVAAFTDTYLPTVNGVTYTVSTWQERFHRLGGQMAVVFPDGDYDPGDLEFPVRSLPFPFYDGFRLGQPTVPNGLSRPDVVHAHTPFALGLAGSRYARTQDIPLVASYHTPAAEYAGYVTPRGRLTRLLQTAATAYERWFYDRADLVIAPSRAAREHVRERVGISTPVAVVSNGVDLERFRPVPEEAGSFRAHHGLESANDRLLIGYTGRHGHEKCLEELIDAVAGFGGAVESRAVTLVLAGDGPARPALERRAAARGVDARFLGFLERSELPAFYASLDAFAFPSPVETQGLVALESIATGTPVVAVDAGALTETVEDGVTGIHYERGDLESFRDGIRAVLEHREQLAANCLERREALGVDRSIDRVRELYESLLE, from the coding sequence ATGGTCGACCAGGTCGCCGCATTCACCGATACGTACCTGCCGACGGTCAACGGCGTCACCTACACCGTCAGTACCTGGCAGGAACGCTTTCACCGCCTGGGCGGCCAGATGGCGGTTGTCTTCCCCGACGGCGACTACGACCCCGGCGACCTCGAGTTTCCGGTCAGGAGCCTTCCGTTTCCGTTCTACGACGGGTTCCGCCTCGGCCAGCCGACCGTTCCGAACGGGCTCTCGAGGCCCGACGTGGTGCACGCGCACACGCCGTTCGCACTCGGGCTGGCCGGGAGTCGTTACGCACGAACGCAGGATATCCCGCTGGTCGCGAGCTACCACACGCCGGCCGCGGAGTACGCCGGCTACGTCACACCCCGGGGTCGTCTCACACGCCTGCTGCAAACCGCGGCTACGGCGTACGAACGGTGGTTCTACGATCGGGCAGACCTCGTCATCGCCCCCTCGAGGGCCGCCCGAGAGCACGTCCGCGAGCGGGTCGGCATCTCCACGCCGGTGGCGGTCGTCTCCAACGGCGTCGACCTCGAGCGGTTTCGACCGGTACCCGAGGAAGCGGGGTCGTTTCGAGCGCACCACGGACTCGAGTCAGCAAACGACCGGCTCCTGATCGGCTACACTGGCCGCCACGGCCACGAAAAGTGTCTCGAGGAACTGATCGACGCCGTGGCCGGGTTCGGCGGTGCGGTCGAATCCCGGGCGGTGACCCTCGTCCTCGCCGGCGACGGCCCCGCCCGTCCCGCACTCGAACGACGCGCCGCCGCCCGTGGCGTCGACGCCCGGTTTCTCGGCTTCCTCGAGCGGTCGGAACTGCCGGCGTTTTACGCCAGCCTCGACGCCTTCGCCTTCCCAAGCCCGGTCGAAACCCAAGGGCTGGTGGCCCTCGAATCGATCGCCACGGGAACGCCCGTCGTCGCCGTCGATGCGGGCGCGCTCACCGAGACAGTCGAGGATGGCGTCACCGGGATCCACTACGAGCGAGGCGACCTCGAGTCGTTCAGGGACGGGATTCGGGCCGTGCTCGAGCACCGAGAGCAGCTGGCGGCGAACTGCCTCGAGCGACGGGAGGCGCTCGGGGTGGATCGATCGATCGATCGGGTGCGGGAATTGTACGAGTCGCTGCTCGAGTGA
- a CDS encoding glycosyltransferase family 4 protein: MRVLTYLELERALQRSGIGTAAAQQRRALTRLRERARADGGDDELPVDPVDLEVCTDPWGGSLAGVPVRLFRDSLPIAVHDVVHCNAIGPGSLAVARYANRHGIPLVLHAHVTREDFRGSFRGSNTLAGPLGRYLRYMYSRADLVCCPSEQTKRHLEAYPVDAPIEPITNGVDHASLEGVDRLREPARDRFSLAADDLVVFAVGNVFERKGLSTFCRLAVRMPYEFVWFGPYDSGPQASPVVRHWTENPPPNVTFTGWVDDKREAFAAGDVFLFPTHAENQGIAVLEAMACGKAVVLRDLPVFREFYTDGVDCLFCSSEREFRGALERLAANPGLRERLGEAAQETAAEHRLERVGERLLEVYDRAIDEHGR; the protein is encoded by the coding sequence GTGCGCGTACTCACCTACCTGGAACTCGAGAGAGCGCTCCAGCGAAGCGGCATCGGGACGGCCGCCGCCCAGCAGCGGCGGGCGCTGACTCGGCTTCGAGAGCGAGCGAGAGCCGACGGCGGTGACGACGAGTTGCCCGTCGACCCGGTCGACCTTGAGGTCTGTACAGATCCGTGGGGTGGCTCGCTCGCCGGCGTTCCCGTCAGGCTGTTCCGTGACTCACTGCCCATCGCCGTCCACGACGTCGTCCACTGCAACGCTATTGGCCCCGGTTCGCTTGCCGTCGCTCGATACGCCAACCGCCACGGCATCCCGCTCGTCCTCCACGCACACGTCACTCGCGAGGACTTCCGGGGAAGCTTTCGTGGCTCGAACACGCTCGCCGGGCCGCTCGGACGCTATCTCCGCTATATGTACTCCCGGGCCGACCTCGTCTGCTGTCCCAGCGAGCAGACGAAACGCCACCTCGAGGCCTACCCGGTCGACGCCCCCATCGAACCGATCACGAACGGGGTCGACCACGCCTCGCTCGAGGGAGTCGATCGCCTTCGAGAACCGGCGCGCGATCGGTTCAGCCTCGCGGCGGACGACCTGGTCGTCTTCGCCGTCGGCAACGTGTTCGAGCGTAAGGGGCTCTCGACGTTTTGCCGTCTCGCCGTACGGATGCCCTACGAGTTCGTCTGGTTCGGCCCCTATGACAGCGGCCCCCAGGCGAGCCCTGTTGTTCGCCACTGGACAGAAAATCCACCCCCGAACGTGACGTTCACCGGCTGGGTCGACGACAAACGCGAGGCGTTCGCCGCCGGCGACGTCTTTCTGTTTCCGACCCACGCCGAGAACCAGGGGATCGCCGTCCTCGAGGCGATGGCCTGCGGGAAGGCCGTCGTCCTCCGCGACCTCCCCGTCTTCCGGGAGTTCTACACCGACGGCGTCGACTGCCTGTTCTGCTCGAGCGAACGCGAGTTCCGGGGCGCCCTCGAGCGGCTGGCGGCAAACCCGGGGCTGCGAGAACGTCTCGGCGAAGCCGCCCAGGAAACCGCTGCCGAACACCGCCTCGAACGCGTCGGCGAGCGGCTGCTCGAGGTATATGACCGCGCAATCGACGAACACGGTCGGTGA
- a CDS encoding YhbY family RNA-binding protein, producing the protein MDEQELKRRAHDLDVTVWVGKGGIDSVVDELNDQLANENLIKVKFLRAARAGDPTEEKAADLADRVNGQLIETRGHTAVIYR; encoded by the coding sequence ATGGACGAACAAGAGCTCAAGCGCCGCGCACACGACCTCGACGTCACCGTGTGGGTCGGCAAGGGCGGGATCGACTCGGTCGTCGACGAACTGAACGACCAGCTCGCGAACGAGAACCTGATCAAGGTCAAGTTCCTCCGGGCGGCTCGAGCGGGCGATCCGACCGAGGAGAAAGCGGCCGACCTCGCTGACCGCGTCAACGGCCAGCTCATCGAGACCCGTGGACACACCGCAGTGATCTATCGATGA
- a CDS encoding phosphatase PAP2 family protein — MLVDVLVRLAIIVTTLIVLSTALFVGRQRLVRTLREWPGRLKAMAPVTVVLVTVLLFNSVARQNLPDVSWLIDWEITQPVIYDIEGDFILFLQAQATPELTAYFSFIYIYGYIFLLIFPVVAYFMLPNTRPLRELLTAYTLNYTLGLVCYAIIIAYGPRNLMPELIDALLYDTYPRYQHLTRQVNRNTNVFPSLHTSLAVTVTLLSYRTRDIYRGWFWLAAWLGISVCISTMYLGIHWATDVVAGIALAWISVTLSKYLVGRWSVYDAIGNGAVLERIPGATRVRSYVRRD; from the coding sequence ATGCTGGTCGACGTGCTCGTTCGGCTGGCGATCATCGTTACGACCCTGATCGTGCTCTCGACGGCCCTCTTCGTCGGCCGTCAGCGACTGGTTCGAACGCTCCGTGAGTGGCCAGGCCGTCTGAAGGCGATGGCTCCCGTGACGGTCGTGCTCGTCACGGTGTTGCTGTTCAACAGCGTTGCCAGGCAGAACCTCCCCGACGTCTCTTGGCTCATCGACTGGGAGATAACCCAACCGGTCATCTACGACATCGAAGGGGACTTCATCCTCTTTCTGCAGGCACAGGCGACGCCGGAACTCACGGCGTACTTCTCGTTCATCTACATCTACGGCTACATCTTCTTGCTCATCTTCCCGGTCGTCGCGTATTTTATGCTCCCGAACACGCGCCCGTTGCGGGAGCTACTGACCGCCTACACGCTCAACTACACGCTCGGCCTCGTCTGTTATGCGATCATCATCGCCTACGGCCCCCGGAACCTGATGCCCGAACTCATCGACGCCTTGCTGTACGACACGTATCCACGGTACCAGCACCTGACCAGGCAGGTCAACCGCAACACCAACGTCTTCCCGTCGCTGCACACTTCGCTAGCAGTAACGGTCACACTACTATCGTATCGAACTCGCGACATCTACCGCGGCTGGTTCTGGCTCGCAGCCTGGCTCGGCATCAGCGTCTGTATCTCGACGATGTACCTCGGCATTCACTGGGCAACCGACGTCGTCGCCGGGATCGCCCTCGCCTGGATCTCGGTCACCCTCTCGAAGTATCTCGTCGGTCGCTGGTCGGTCTACGACGCCATCGGAAACGGAGCCGTCCTCGAGCGGATCCCTGGCGCAACCCGCGTTCGGTCGTACGTCCGCCGAGACTGA
- a CDS encoding MBL fold metallo-hydrolase translates to MRVTLLGTGDTTGTPTVGCDCETCQLARERNLERTRFSVHVQNGRTGECLLVDASPDFRYQFLRDGVALPDAAIITHIHFDHLDGLGNVFRLLRDIDVYAADETDPQTGQSVAETIERDYHYLDAVTVEARPPLEPFETCGLEVTLVPVVHPPLVCYGLAIEDPETGAKLSITGDTTYAIPDESRAVLADPDLLLAEAIVPAHLCDKHPMGGRDEGPDGVPRTFGTKHMTREGALALADELEATKTRLVHVAHFYPADEAFEEPLAIDGEQYEL, encoded by the coding sequence ATGCGCGTCACGCTGCTCGGAACCGGCGACACCACCGGCACGCCGACCGTCGGCTGTGACTGTGAGACTTGCCAGCTCGCCAGGGAACGGAACCTCGAGCGCACCCGATTTTCGGTGCACGTCCAAAACGGGCGGACGGGCGAGTGTCTGTTGGTCGACGCCAGCCCGGACTTTCGCTACCAGTTTCTCCGGGACGGCGTCGCCTTGCCGGACGCGGCGATCATCACCCACATCCACTTCGACCACCTCGACGGGCTGGGCAACGTGTTTCGGCTCCTCCGCGACATCGACGTTTACGCGGCCGACGAAACCGACCCCCAGACCGGCCAGAGCGTCGCCGAGACGATTGAACGCGACTATCACTACCTCGACGCGGTGACCGTCGAGGCGCGACCGCCGCTCGAGCCGTTCGAGACCTGCGGCCTTGAGGTGACCCTGGTGCCGGTTGTCCACCCACCGCTAGTGTGTTACGGGCTCGCGATCGAAGACCCCGAAACGGGTGCGAAGCTCTCGATCACCGGCGATACGACGTACGCGATCCCCGACGAGTCACGGGCGGTGCTCGCCGATCCCGATCTCCTCCTGGCGGAGGCCATCGTGCCCGCCCACCTCTGTGACAAACATCCGATGGGCGGCCGAGACGAAGGCCCCGACGGCGTCCCGCGAACGTTCGGGACGAAACACATGACTCGAGAGGGAGCGCTGGCACTGGCGGACGAGCTCGAGGCCACGAAGACGCGGCTGGTTCACGTCGCACACTTCTATCCCGCCGACGAGGCGTTCGAGGAGCCGCTGGCGATAGACGGCGAGCAGTATGAGTTGTAG
- a CDS encoding ribonuclease P protein component 4 has translation MSVAAERIDRLHELARAAAADGEDERAKAYVRLARRVAERNRLALPRTFKRFTCDACDAYLRPGVNARVRLQNGHVVVTCDCGHHARYPYDRHDG, from the coding sequence ATGAGCGTCGCCGCCGAACGCATCGACCGCCTCCACGAGCTGGCTCGAGCGGCGGCTGCCGACGGCGAGGACGAACGGGCGAAAGCGTACGTCAGGCTGGCGCGTCGCGTTGCCGAGCGAAACCGGCTGGCGCTCCCGCGGACGTTCAAACGCTTCACGTGTGACGCCTGCGACGCCTACCTCCGGCCCGGCGTGAACGCTCGAGTCCGCCTCCAGAACGGCCACGTCGTCGTTACCTGCGACTGCGGTCACCACGCCCGTTATCCCTACGACCGACACGACGGGTGA
- a CDS encoding CocE/NonD family hydrolase: protein MSRQPVDRRSVLKASGALAGASVLGLLGTTPVTATDGIESTSGETEPRYDLADPESQYVEVEFTFENRDGKEVTESPSLYGEIIRPVDSNGEIVEDVPVILTYSPYNDLYQALNGGDSPAKDGIAEFFVPRGYARAQFDLIGTRNSGGYYDYGGIRERLSGAELIDALGEMDWTNGNIGMIGGSYDGTTQLAAAIEAPDHLQAIIPQVAIDRWYDYRFHGACPWDTYGTPTLFDFGFGLLPPAAVEYPDELLDSLTTRIEPGERLEHEIRSYEYDPPYDEFWTERDYRRRADRVECAVMMEAGWEDRNVKRWGTTRFYEALPDDHPKRLVVGDWGHAAGQYPDIAALYHGWFDHWLVEGVETDVMELPPVDVQSASSPRTQFETWPPADSQTLALPLVRDDPGAGELELLGTGVSTFEDGSPPIEEDGMFAERASGDDHLMFETSALEDDVRIAGRLTADLLAASDDDTWFTAVVYERRSDGSTRIFARGFWNTRFRRGIDEESPTPTDRAYRVPIECWDIDWTLEAGSRLGLVVASDNADWVRHDPDLEGTNQVVLGESALRMDAIVDDVDAPTFPNATLARDQDASVYTAGQTARVTITVEETTEEALVRDRLPDGWTVLDGDDHTITELEGATYVEFEEPLNDGESVRYYAEVPGETGDHEFGPLEYSATGELWASDADTSAAVTVLGLDTSL from the coding sequence ATGTCACGGCAGCCAGTCGATCGACGATCAGTACTCAAAGCCTCCGGTGCGCTCGCCGGCGCTAGCGTGCTCGGCTTGCTCGGAACGACACCTGTCACGGCGACCGACGGGATCGAATCTACGAGCGGTGAGACCGAACCGCGATACGACCTCGCCGATCCGGAATCGCAGTACGTCGAGGTCGAGTTCACCTTCGAGAACCGCGACGGCAAGGAAGTGACGGAATCTCCCTCGCTGTATGGCGAGATTATCCGGCCAGTCGACTCGAACGGGGAGATCGTCGAGGACGTCCCCGTTATCCTGACGTACTCGCCGTACAACGACCTCTACCAGGCGCTCAACGGCGGCGACAGTCCAGCGAAAGACGGCATCGCGGAGTTCTTCGTTCCGCGGGGGTACGCTCGAGCCCAGTTCGATCTCATCGGGACGCGCAACTCGGGGGGTTACTACGACTACGGCGGCATCCGCGAGCGTCTCAGCGGAGCCGAACTGATCGACGCCCTCGGCGAGATGGACTGGACGAACGGGAATATCGGCATGATCGGGGGCTCCTACGACGGGACGACCCAGTTGGCGGCCGCCATCGAGGCGCCCGACCACCTGCAAGCGATTATCCCGCAGGTCGCTATCGACCGCTGGTACGACTACCGCTTCCACGGTGCGTGCCCGTGGGACACCTACGGCACGCCGACGCTGTTCGACTTCGGGTTCGGATTGCTCCCGCCGGCGGCCGTCGAGTACCCCGACGAACTGCTCGACTCGCTCACGACGCGGATCGAACCAGGTGAGCGCCTCGAGCACGAGATTCGTTCCTACGAATACGATCCGCCATACGACGAGTTCTGGACGGAACGGGACTACCGCCGCCGCGCGGATCGAGTCGAGTGTGCGGTCATGATGGAAGCCGGCTGGGAGGATCGCAACGTCAAGCGGTGGGGGACGACGCGGTTCTACGAGGCGCTGCCCGACGACCATCCGAAACGGCTCGTGGTCGGCGACTGGGGACACGCCGCCGGTCAGTATCCCGACATCGCGGCCCTCTATCACGGCTGGTTCGACCACTGGCTGGTCGAGGGCGTCGAGACCGACGTTATGGAACTTCCCCCGGTGGACGTCCAGTCGGCGTCTTCGCCCCGAACGCAGTTTGAGACGTGGCCGCCCGCCGATAGTCAGACACTCGCGCTCCCGCTCGTTCGCGACGATCCCGGGGCCGGCGAACTCGAGTTGCTCGGCACCGGCGTCTCGACGTTCGAGGACGGCTCGCCGCCGATCGAGGAGGACGGGATGTTCGCCGAGCGCGCCTCCGGCGACGACCACCTCATGTTCGAAACCTCTGCACTCGAGGACGACGTCCGCATCGCTGGCCGCCTCACGGCCGACCTCCTCGCGGCCTCGGACGACGACACCTGGTTCACGGCCGTCGTCTACGAGCGTCGATCCGACGGCAGCACCCGCATCTTCGCCCGCGGGTTCTGGAACACTCGGTTCCGCCGCGGCATCGACGAGGAGTCGCCAACGCCGACCGATCGAGCCTACCGCGTGCCGATCGAGTGCTGGGACATCGACTGGACGCTCGAGGCTGGCTCCCGGCTCGGTCTCGTCGTCGCCTCGGACAACGCCGACTGGGTACGACACGATCCGGATCTCGAGGGGACGAACCAGGTCGTCCTCGGGGAATCGGCCCTCAGGATGGACGCCATCGTCGACGACGTCGATGCGCCGACCTTCCCCAACGCGACGCTCGCCCGCGACCAGGACGCCTCGGTGTACACGGCCGGTCAGACCGCCCGCGTGACGATCACCGTCGAGGAGACGACCGAGGAGGCGCTCGTTCGCGACCGCCTCCCCGACGGGTGGACAGTGCTCGACGGCGACGACCACACGATTACCGAACTCGAGGGCGCGACCTACGTCGAGTTCGAGGAACCCCTGAACGACGGGGAATCGGTGCGCTACTATGCGGAAGTGCCCGGCGAGACGGGCGACCACGAGTTCGGCCCGCTCGAGTACAGTGCGACCGGCGAACTCTGGGCGAGCGACGCTGATACGTCGGCGGCGGTGACGGTACTCGGGCTGGATACGAGTCTCTAA
- a CDS encoding BsuPI-related putative proteinase inhibitor, producing the protein MTLEGTLDVSVTDGVPTFSLVVENTGSEPVTFQFRNGCKADFAVESDGEERWRFTDTRMFTQVLSSQELVAGETATYEAQGDQLESGEYTAVGELNANNHDCTARTPFSV; encoded by the coding sequence ATGACACTCGAGGGCACACTCGACGTCTCGGTCACCGACGGCGTCCCGACGTTCTCGCTGGTGGTGGAGAATACGGGTAGTGAGCCGGTCACGTTCCAGTTTCGAAACGGCTGCAAGGCGGACTTCGCCGTCGAATCCGACGGCGAGGAACGCTGGCGGTTCACCGACACCCGTATGTTCACCCAGGTGCTCTCCAGCCAGGAGCTCGTCGCCGGCGAGACGGCCACCTACGAGGCACAGGGCGACCAACTCGAGTCCGGCGAGTACACCGCCGTCGGCGAGTTAAACGCGAACAATCACGACTGTACGGCGCGGACGCCTTTCTCGGTCTAG
- a CDS encoding ABC transporter substrate-binding protein, protein MLAATATGLTLGLSGCIREFRTAVNRNRLDQLSLSITTQPADGDRQAIQIVRRLADHLETVGIDTSIRLRSSEEFRRETLINHDFDLYVGRHPGGSDPDFLYEALYSRYAEEAGWQNPFGVADTTVDRLLDRQRVTDGEERRDAVEELLEYVALEQPFVPICRFEEVRLARTTRFDGWNEHALATRLGYLDLEPGTEADPDEPGRLRGTVIYASPSENVNPLTVEYRYQPVIMELLYDSLATPDPETDELVPWLASEWTYQDGRLEMTIRDDHTFHDGEPVTADDVEFTYRFLADTAMGQTDVPAPSPHYRGLASAIDADAIETPDNHTIAAEVDAAEAVVERALTVPILPQHIWEPRADPAHVRGVRVAQDATEALVVDNVPAIGSGPFRFDERVEREHLSLERFDDHFTTRPDVDLPAATATSFRAQIDPRSPSAIALIENDDADVTISPLEAYALGDLEDTDELRRLQTTSQEFYHLGFNVRRGPCSNPYFRQAVARLIDKAWAAETVFEGYATPIATPVFDEWMPQSLAFEDGDPVVPFHGTGGELDAAAARSGFEEAGYRYDGETLVVRS, encoded by the coding sequence ATGCTCGCAGCGACGGCAACCGGACTTACACTCGGCCTCAGCGGCTGCATACGCGAATTTCGAACGGCAGTCAACCGAAATCGACTCGACCAACTCTCGCTCTCGATCACGACCCAGCCGGCTGACGGCGACCGACAGGCGATCCAGATCGTTCGCCGCCTCGCCGACCACCTCGAGACCGTCGGCATCGACACCTCGATTCGCCTTCGTTCCTCCGAGGAGTTCCGCCGAGAGACGCTCATCAATCACGACTTCGACCTCTACGTCGGTCGTCACCCGGGCGGCAGCGATCCGGATTTCCTGTACGAAGCGCTGTACTCACGGTACGCAGAAGAAGCGGGCTGGCAGAATCCGTTCGGGGTCGCGGACACGACAGTCGATCGGCTGCTCGACCGTCAGCGAGTGACCGATGGCGAGGAGCGACGCGACGCCGTCGAAGAACTGCTCGAGTACGTGGCCCTGGAGCAACCGTTCGTCCCCATCTGTCGATTCGAAGAGGTTCGCCTGGCCCGAACCACCCGCTTCGACGGCTGGAACGAACACGCCCTGGCGACCCGACTTGGCTATCTCGACCTCGAGCCAGGAACCGAGGCCGATCCGGACGAGCCGGGACGCCTCCGTGGGACGGTCATTTACGCGAGCCCGTCTGAAAACGTCAACCCGCTCACCGTCGAGTATCGCTACCAGCCGGTGATCATGGAGTTGCTGTACGACTCCCTTGCCACACCGGATCCGGAGACCGACGAGTTGGTGCCGTGGCTGGCGAGTGAGTGGACGTACCAGGACGGCCGCCTCGAAATGACGATCAGGGACGACCATACGTTCCACGACGGCGAGCCGGTAACGGCGGACGACGTCGAATTTACGTACCGGTTCCTCGCAGACACCGCGATGGGGCAGACCGACGTTCCCGCGCCGTCCCCACACTATCGCGGGCTCGCGTCAGCCATCGACGCGGACGCGATCGAGACGCCGGACAACCACACGATCGCCGCCGAGGTCGACGCCGCCGAAGCCGTCGTCGAGCGAGCGTTGACCGTCCCGATCCTCCCCCAGCACATCTGGGAACCCCGAGCGGATCCGGCACACGTTCGCGGCGTTCGGGTGGCCCAGGACGCCACGGAGGCACTCGTCGTCGACAACGTGCCGGCGATCGGCAGCGGCCCGTTCCGGTTCGACGAACGCGTCGAGCGCGAACACCTGAGCCTCGAGCGCTTCGACGACCACTTCACGACCAGACCGGATGTCGACCTCCCGGCAGCAACGGCCACCTCCTTTCGTGCCCAGATCGATCCCCGAAGCCCGTCCGCGATCGCGCTCATCGAAAACGACGACGCCGACGTTACGATCTCGCCCCTCGAGGCCTACGCGCTCGGCGACCTCGAGGACACCGACGAACTCCGTCGGTTGCAAACGACGTCACAGGAGTTCTACCACCTGGGATTCAACGTCCGTCGTGGCCCATGTAGCAACCCGTACTTCCGCCAGGCGGTTGCCAGACTGATCGATAAGGCCTGGGCCGCCGAAACGGTGTTCGAGGGGTACGCTACGCCCATCGCGACCCCCGTTTTCGACGAGTGGATGCCACAATCGCTCGCGTTCGAGGACGGTGACCCGGTCGTGCCGTTTCACGGAACTGGCGGCGAACTGGACGCGGCGGCCGCCAGATCGGGGTTCGAGGAGGCCGGGTATCGGTACGACGGTGAGACGCTGGTGGTGAGGTCCTGA
- a CDS encoding DUF2797 domain-containing protein yields MVLSDANGTPTSVTRLPLEPGTTLEYTLGDRQCAGSLEGDVHHPCDRPTAPYCSYHTTTWVCARCTGTCLKDEMDCYEEHAVYLAAFAPDTFKVGVTRSWRLETRLREQGADRAAHVHTVSNGRIARELEADIAREHGLVDRVRTDAKLESLAATVDDAWESLLAREAFDVLDRVDFEWELDLERQPVREVMATGTVVGTKGRLLVLERGGTTYAVDMRDLVGYELEEAGPESTRRLQSSLGSFS; encoded by the coding sequence CTGGTGCTCAGCGACGCGAACGGGACGCCCACATCTGTGACTCGGCTTCCCCTCGAGCCCGGCACCACGCTCGAGTACACCCTGGGCGATCGCCAGTGCGCCGGATCGCTCGAGGGGGACGTCCACCATCCCTGCGACCGCCCAACTGCACCGTACTGCTCGTACCACACCACCACGTGGGTCTGCGCTCGCTGTACGGGTACCTGCCTGAAAGACGAGATGGACTGTTACGAGGAACACGCGGTCTACCTCGCAGCGTTCGCCCCGGATACGTTCAAGGTCGGGGTCACCCGGAGTTGGCGACTCGAGACCCGCCTCAGAGAGCAGGGTGCCGATCGGGCGGCGCACGTCCACACCGTCTCGAACGGCCGGATCGCTCGCGAACTCGAGGCCGACATCGCCCGGGAACACGGACTCGTCGATCGAGTTCGAACCGACGCGAAACTCGAGAGTCTGGCGGCGACCGTCGACGACGCCTGGGAGTCCCTCCTCGCACGCGAGGCGTTCGACGTCCTCGACCGGGTCGACTTCGAGTGGGAACTCGACCTCGAGCGCCAGCCGGTTCGGGAAGTCATGGCCACGGGCACCGTCGTGGGGACGAAAGGCCGGCTGCTGGTGCTCGAGCGCGGCGGGACGACCTACGCGGTCGACATGCGCGATCTGGTCGGGTACGAACTCGAGGAGGCGGGGCCGGAGTCGACGCGTCGGCTCCAGTCGTCGCTGGGCTCGTTCTCGTGA